A window from Streptomyces sp. NBC_00271 encodes these proteins:
- a CDS encoding SDR family oxidoreductase: MNQLLEDKVVLVNGGSQGVGAGIVRAALREGATVAFTGRRTELGEKFAAETGATFVRADLTDPAQARGSVEQVAAAHGRIDCLVNAAGLTSRGTLLGTTPELFDAHVAINLRAPFFAMQAAVQHLVDRGAPGTVVNIITSSAHGGQSFLAPYVAAKSGLMGLTRNAAHAHRWDRVRINGLNIGWTDTEGEEEIQRTFHGAGDDWREEAAKTQPMGKLGQVDEIADFVVFLLSDRSGVVTGSVIDWDQIVFGGLD; encoded by the coding sequence ATGAACCAACTGCTCGAGGACAAGGTCGTCCTCGTGAACGGCGGCAGTCAGGGCGTCGGCGCGGGCATCGTGCGCGCGGCGCTGCGCGAGGGCGCCACGGTCGCCTTCACCGGGCGCCGCACCGAGCTCGGCGAGAAGTTCGCCGCTGAGACCGGTGCCACGTTCGTACGGGCCGATCTGACCGATCCCGCGCAGGCGCGTGGCAGTGTCGAGCAGGTCGCGGCCGCCCACGGCCGGATCGACTGCCTGGTGAACGCGGCCGGGCTGACGTCACGCGGCACGCTCCTGGGCACCACGCCGGAACTGTTCGACGCGCATGTGGCGATCAATCTGCGCGCGCCGTTCTTCGCGATGCAGGCCGCCGTCCAGCACCTGGTGGACCGCGGGGCGCCGGGCACCGTCGTCAACATCATCACGTCCTCGGCCCACGGCGGGCAGTCCTTCCTCGCCCCGTACGTCGCCGCCAAGTCCGGGCTCATGGGCCTCACCCGCAACGCCGCCCACGCGCACCGCTGGGACCGGGTCCGGATCAACGGCCTCAACATCGGCTGGACGGACACCGAGGGCGAGGAGGAGATCCAGCGCACCTTCCACGGCGCGGGCGACGACTGGCGGGAGGAGGCGGCGAAGACCCAGCCGATGGGCAAGCTGGGCCAGGTCGACGAGATCGCCGACTTCGTCGTCTTCCTGCTCTCCGACCGCAGTGGCGTGGTCACGGGCTCGGTCATCGACTGGGACCAGATCGTCTTCGGCGGCCTCGACTGA
- a CDS encoding NmrA family NAD(P)-binding protein, whose product MIVITTPTGQIGRQVLDIVLGDVLDGGESVRVIARDPSRLSPEVRERVEVVVGSHGDPDVVDAAFAGADSVFWLAPPNPRAARVEDVYVDFSRPACDAFKRRGVQRVVGISALGRGVPGNAGLVSASLAMDDLIAGTGVGYRALTLPSFMDNLLRQVEAIRSEGVFFQPVAGDLKAPTCATRDIAAVAAGLLLDHSWSGQGEVPVLGPEDLSFEDMARIMSEVLGRPVRFQYVPVESFRDTLRQRGMSEAMAQGMVDMATAKDRGLDNAEPRTPAASTPTTFRQWCEEILKPAVLA is encoded by the coding sequence GTGATCGTCATCACTACGCCCACCGGGCAGATCGGCCGCCAGGTTCTCGACATCGTCCTGGGTGACGTCCTCGACGGCGGGGAGTCGGTCCGGGTGATCGCGCGCGATCCCTCCCGGCTCTCCCCGGAGGTGCGCGAGCGGGTCGAGGTCGTGGTCGGCTCGCACGGCGACCCCGACGTCGTCGACGCGGCGTTCGCCGGAGCGGACAGCGTCTTTTGGCTGGCGCCGCCGAATCCGCGGGCCGCGCGGGTCGAGGACGTCTACGTGGACTTCAGCAGGCCCGCTTGCGACGCCTTCAAGAGGCGGGGGGTTCAGCGGGTCGTGGGGATCTCGGCCTTGGGGCGCGGGGTGCCCGGCAATGCTGGGCTGGTGTCGGCGTCCCTGGCGATGGACGACCTGATCGCGGGTACGGGGGTGGGCTATCGGGCGCTGACTCTGCCCTCGTTCATGGACAACCTGCTGCGCCAGGTCGAGGCGATCAGGAGCGAGGGCGTGTTCTTCCAGCCCGTCGCCGGCGATCTCAAGGCGCCGACCTGTGCCACCCGCGACATCGCCGCCGTCGCAGCCGGGCTGCTGCTCGACCACTCCTGGAGCGGGCAGGGCGAGGTCCCGGTGCTCGGGCCCGAGGACCTGTCCTTCGAGGACATGGCGCGGATCATGTCCGAGGTGCTGGGGAGGCCGGTGCGGTTCCAGTACGTTCCCGTCGAGTCGTTCAGGGACACGCTGAGGCAGCGGGGGATGTCCGAGGCGATGGCGCAGGGCATGGTGGACATGGCGACGGCCAAGGACCGTGGCCTCGACAACGCCGAGCCGCGCACCCCCGCGGCCAGCACCCCCACCACGTTCCGCCAGTGGTGCGAGGAGATCCTCAAGCCGGCCGTTCTGGCCTGA
- a CDS encoding LysR family transcriptional regulator, with translation MDLDLRKLRYFTAVAQHEHFGRAAAQLHIAQPVLSRQIRALEQELGCALLVRTTRSVRLTPAGRQLYEDAPGVLAAAQAATRRVHGAAREDRLVVGFAPGLSVSPAVRAFTRTHPDVEVELLHLNWYEKGEALRDGRADVGFLRHPFDAEGIHTIPVGSEPKVVCLPTTHPLASRRRLTLAALEGETILDFQARRTATVEEKLELVAAGRGIALLPRSVARSYSRPDLVNRPVTDVPPTEICLAVLEGRRDGHVNAFLTTAAHALS, from the coding sequence ATGGATCTGGACCTGCGCAAACTGCGGTACTTCACGGCCGTCGCGCAGCACGAGCACTTCGGCCGCGCCGCCGCGCAACTGCACATCGCACAGCCCGTACTGAGCCGTCAGATTCGCGCGCTGGAACAGGAGTTGGGCTGCGCGCTGCTGGTACGTACGACCCGCAGCGTGCGTCTGACCCCGGCCGGCCGGCAACTCTACGAAGACGCGCCGGGCGTACTCGCCGCGGCGCAGGCCGCCACCCGCCGGGTGCACGGCGCCGCCCGCGAGGACCGTCTGGTCGTCGGCTTCGCCCCCGGTCTGAGCGTCTCACCCGCGGTCCGCGCGTTCACCCGGACCCACCCCGACGTCGAGGTCGAACTGCTCCACCTGAACTGGTACGAGAAGGGCGAGGCGCTCCGGGACGGCCGGGCCGACGTCGGCTTCCTGCGCCACCCCTTCGACGCGGAGGGGATCCACACCATCCCGGTGGGCAGCGAACCGAAGGTCGTATGCCTCCCCACCACCCACCCCCTGGCGTCCCGCCGCCGCCTGACCCTGGCCGCCCTCGAAGGCGAGACGATCCTGGACTTCCAGGCACGCCGCACCGCGACGGTGGAGGAGAAACTCGAACTGGTCGCGGCCGGACGCGGCATAGCACTTCTGCCACGCAGCGTCGCCCGCTCCTACTCACGCCCCGACCTCGTGAACCGCCCGGTGACCGACGTCCCACCGACCGAGATCTGCCTAGCCGTACTCGAAGGCCGCCGCGACGGACACGTGAACGCCTTCCTGACCACGGCAGCACACGCACTCTCCTGA
- a CDS encoding SWIM zinc finger family protein, with the protein MDGTRRSLTEANLKTLAGGRSFERGLGYLDAVSGVEVGDGWVTATVHGTERYEVELSLDGPDGLGGECDCPYGLEGHFCKHLVALGLTVIAQSASLPRQREAARTRVRDLDLWLSGLSKDELLALVREQVDEDRQLRRRLELRAVSMRGDLVAVRERIRELFDVGPFARYGYVEYSDARAYADQAGQAVSAVGALTGSGRAADAITLAREAMRLLGEAVESVDDSDGGLGQVGAALADAHLDACRVARPDPEELARWLVGHVLGDVDGITDIDPLDYADVLGDGGMNVLREVATRAWRRKRTGWAEKYLMERLAKAGGDVDAVIAVHAADLAANGHTHLVIARELDTAGRSDEALLWVERGIREARDLGAVDTALVDDLCERYARAARLSDAVSLRRDHFGARRSLLAYQQLRAVGRAVDCWPAERVGALALLSEDAGRRHGGWYGGPVLVDALLDDKDVDAAWQAATEAGAHDRQWLTLADQACAARPADALGVYLRLAEPLTRQTGNAVYEQLVSLLLGIRDCHRRLGTPDEFNAYVAALRTTQKRKRNLMRLMEQHGL; encoded by the coding sequence GTGGATGGAACTAGGCGCAGCCTCACCGAGGCGAACCTCAAAACGCTGGCCGGCGGCCGTTCCTTCGAGCGCGGGCTCGGGTACCTCGACGCGGTGTCCGGGGTCGAGGTCGGTGACGGCTGGGTTACCGCGACCGTCCATGGCACGGAGCGGTACGAGGTGGAGCTGAGCTTGGATGGGCCGGACGGGCTCGGTGGTGAGTGTGACTGCCCGTACGGTCTGGAGGGTCACTTCTGCAAGCATCTGGTCGCTCTCGGTCTGACCGTGATCGCCCAGTCGGCGAGCCTGCCGCGGCAGCGCGAGGCGGCCCGGACCCGTGTGCGGGACCTTGACCTCTGGCTGTCCGGCCTCTCCAAGGACGAGTTGCTTGCCCTGGTGCGGGAACAGGTCGATGAGGACCGGCAGTTGCGGCGTCGGCTGGAGCTGCGGGCCGTGAGTATGCGCGGGGACCTCGTCGCGGTCCGGGAGCGCATCCGTGAGTTGTTCGACGTCGGCCCGTTCGCGCGGTACGGGTATGTCGAGTACAGCGATGCCCGCGCCTACGCCGACCAGGCCGGGCAGGCGGTGTCCGCGGTCGGGGCGCTCACCGGGTCGGGGCGGGCCGCAGATGCGATCACGCTGGCGCGGGAGGCGATGCGGCTGCTGGGCGAGGCGGTGGAGAGCGTCGACGACTCCGACGGAGGGCTCGGGCAGGTCGGTGCGGCCCTCGCCGACGCCCATCTCGACGCGTGCCGTGTGGCGCGCCCCGACCCGGAGGAGCTGGCCCGCTGGCTGGTCGGCCACGTGCTGGGCGACGTTGACGGCATCACCGATATCGATCCGCTCGACTACGCGGATGTCCTCGGCGATGGAGGTATGAACGTCCTGCGAGAGGTGGCGACCCGGGCGTGGCGGCGCAAGCGCACCGGCTGGGCGGAGAAGTACCTCATGGAGCGCCTGGCCAAGGCGGGAGGCGATGTCGACGCGGTGATCGCCGTGCACGCGGCCGACCTCGCGGCGAACGGCCACACGCATCTGGTCATCGCCCGCGAGCTGGACACGGCGGGACGCTCCGACGAGGCGCTGCTCTGGGTGGAACGCGGCATCCGGGAAGCCCGGGATCTCGGCGCCGTCGACACCGCCCTCGTCGACGATCTCTGTGAGCGCTACGCGCGGGCGGCCCGGCTCTCCGACGCCGTCAGCCTGCGCCGCGACCACTTCGGCGCCCGGCGCTCCCTGCTCGCTTACCAGCAACTGCGCGCCGTCGGGCGGGCCGTTGACTGCTGGCCAGCCGAACGCGTGGGTGCGCTGGCGCTGTTGAGCGAGGATGCGGGGCGGCGGCACGGGGGCTGGTACGGCGGGCCCGTCCTGGTTGACGCCCTGCTCGACGACAAGGATGTCGACGCCGCTTGGCAGGCCGCCACCGAAGCAGGTGCTCATGACCGACAGTGGCTCACACTCGCCGACCAGGCCTGTGCAGCCCGTCCCGCCGACGCGCTCGGCGTCTACCTGCGCCTGGCCGAGCCGCTTACGCGGCAGACCGGCAACGCGGTCTACGAGCAGCTCGTCAGCCTGCTGCTCGGCATCCGCGACTGCCACCGCCGCCTGGGCACACCGGACGAGTTCAACGCGTATGTCGCCGCCCTGCGCACCACCCAGAAACGCAAGCGGAACCTCATGCGCCTGATGGAACAACACGGCCTGTGA
- a CDS encoding helix-turn-helix transcriptional regulator, with amino-acid sequence MTRNASTELGEFLRARRAELTPRSVGLPGGTVRRVPGLRREEVAMLAAISTDHYTRLEQGRIQASEPVLDAITRVLDLDEDQRAYVFELAGKEPARPRPQGVQKVQPQLRRVLDDLVSIPAMVLGRQMDVLAWNPLAAALVGDFAQIPEEIRNYARMVFSPAMRKLYADWETTARTTVAQLRMEAAHNAGSPRLTTLVNDLSEQDPDFRRWWSAHHVAARTTGTKTLNHPIAGTLVLEWDTLTASTDPDQQLIIWTATPGTPTQEGLRFLASWAAGGQEADRGTSG; translated from the coding sequence ATGACGCGCAACGCATCCACCGAACTGGGCGAATTCCTCAGGGCCCGGCGCGCGGAGCTCACCCCCCGTTCCGTGGGGCTGCCCGGCGGGACCGTCCGGCGGGTGCCGGGCCTGCGCCGGGAGGAAGTGGCCATGCTGGCCGCGATCAGCACCGACCACTACACCCGCCTGGAACAGGGCCGCATCCAGGCGTCCGAGCCCGTCCTGGACGCCATCACCCGCGTCCTGGACCTGGACGAGGACCAGCGCGCGTACGTGTTCGAACTGGCCGGCAAGGAGCCCGCACGCCCGCGCCCGCAAGGCGTCCAGAAGGTCCAGCCACAGTTACGGCGGGTGCTCGACGACCTCGTCTCCATCCCCGCCATGGTCCTGGGCCGCCAGATGGACGTACTGGCCTGGAACCCCCTGGCCGCCGCCCTGGTGGGCGACTTCGCCCAGATCCCGGAAGAGATACGCAACTACGCCCGAATGGTCTTCTCCCCCGCCATGCGCAAGCTGTACGCGGACTGGGAGACCACGGCCCGCACAACGGTCGCCCAACTCCGCATGGAGGCCGCCCACAACGCCGGCTCCCCCCGCCTCACCACCCTCGTGAACGACCTCTCCGAGCAGGACCCCGACTTCCGCCGCTGGTGGTCCGCCCACCACGTGGCCGCCCGCACCACCGGCACCAAGACCCTCAACCATCCGATCGCCGGCACCCTCGTCCTCGAATGGGACACCCTCACCGCCAGCACCGACCCCGACCAACAACTCATCATCTGGACCGCCACCCCGGGCACGCCCACGCAGGAGGGGCTGCGGTTCCTCGCGTCCTGGGCGGCGGGGGGCCAGGAGGCCGACCGGGGCACCTCGGGTTGA
- a CDS encoding Gfo/Idh/MocA family protein, which yields MRIGILGLGRIGAFHAATLAGLDAVDTLVVSDPVAAATAAAVERFGATAVDSPEAVLAAGVDGIVIAAATDAHPALILAAVKAGIPVFCEKPVARTVEESLDVLESVRDSGVEVQIGYNRRFDAGCVAARKAVVSGELGKLHTVRSTTLDPAPPPAAYVAVSGGIFRDCSVHDFDIVRWVTGREVVEVYAAGGNRGAEYIAEAGDVDTASAILTLDDGTIALVSNSRHNARGYDVRLELHGMRDSIAVGLEDKLPLRSVEPGATFPAGPPHDFFMDRFAPAYRAELTAFTEVVAGRATSPCTVADAIEAGWIAEACALSLAEHRPVRLEEVREA from the coding sequence ATGCGTATCGGCATCCTGGGACTGGGCCGGATCGGCGCCTTCCACGCGGCGACCCTCGCCGGCCTCGACGCGGTGGACACCCTGGTCGTCAGCGACCCGGTGGCGGCGGCCACCGCGGCGGCGGTGGAGCGGTTCGGGGCGACGGCGGTGGACTCCCCCGAGGCGGTGCTCGCCGCCGGGGTCGACGGCATCGTCATCGCGGCCGCCACCGACGCGCACCCCGCGCTCATCCTCGCCGCGGTCAAGGCGGGCATCCCGGTGTTCTGCGAGAAGCCGGTGGCGCGGACCGTCGAGGAGAGCCTCGACGTGCTGGAAAGCGTCCGGGACAGCGGTGTCGAGGTGCAGATCGGCTACAACCGGCGTTTCGACGCGGGCTGTGTGGCCGCCCGCAAGGCCGTGGTGAGCGGCGAACTCGGCAAGCTGCACACCGTACGGTCCACCACGCTGGACCCGGCGCCGCCGCCCGCCGCGTACGTCGCGGTCTCCGGGGGCATCTTCCGCGACTGCAGCGTGCACGACTTCGACATCGTGCGCTGGGTCACGGGCCGCGAGGTGGTCGAGGTGTACGCGGCCGGTGGCAACCGGGGTGCCGAGTACATCGCCGAGGCGGGTGACGTCGACACCGCGTCCGCGATCCTCACCCTCGACGACGGCACCATCGCCCTGGTCTCCAACTCCCGCCACAACGCGCGGGGTTACGACGTCCGCCTGGAACTGCACGGCATGCGCGACAGCATCGCCGTGGGCCTGGAGGACAAGCTACCGCTGCGTTCCGTCGAGCCGGGCGCCACCTTCCCGGCGGGCCCGCCGCACGACTTCTTCATGGACCGGTTCGCCCCCGCCTACCGCGCCGAACTCACCGCCTTCACGGAGGTCGTCGCGGGCCGCGCCACGTCGCCGTGCACGGTCGCGGACGCCATCGAGGCCGGCTGGATCGCCGAGGCGTGCGCCCTGTCGCTGGCCGAGCACCGTCCCGTACGCCTGGAGGAGGTACGCGAGGCCTGA